A single genomic interval of Lewinellaceae bacterium harbors:
- a CDS encoding restriction endonuclease, which yields MSENIFITKASGEKAPFSIEKLRHSLSRAGAGEKVIDSIALAVQQMLYPGISTKEIYQRAFSLLKKASAHAAARYKLKKAILELGPTGFPFEKYVGEILKYEGYRVQVGQMVQGHCVQHEVDVIAKKDGRHFMIECKFHSDQGRKCDVKIPLYIHSRFQDVEKAWRKQPGHDQKFHQGWLVTNTRFTTDAVQYGTCAGLNLVSWNFPGKDSLKERIGRSALHPLTCLTTLSKKEKQLLLDKGIVLCKELCRNEQWLEEIGLPPARALKVLEEARLLCKTKIQS from the coding sequence ATGAGCGAAAATATTTTTATCACTAAAGCTTCCGGCGAAAAGGCGCCTTTTTCAATAGAAAAGCTCAGGCATTCGCTGAGCCGCGCCGGCGCTGGCGAAAAGGTGATCGACAGTATAGCGTTGGCGGTACAGCAGATGCTCTATCCGGGGATTAGCACCAAAGAAATATACCAGCGGGCTTTTTCCTTGCTTAAGAAAGCTTCCGCCCACGCTGCCGCCCGGTACAAACTAAAAAAAGCCATTCTGGAGTTGGGCCCTACTGGGTTTCCTTTTGAAAAATATGTAGGGGAGATATTGAAGTATGAGGGTTACCGGGTGCAGGTAGGGCAAATGGTACAGGGGCATTGCGTGCAGCATGAGGTGGATGTCATTGCCAAAAAAGACGGCCGGCATTTTATGATCGAATGCAAATTTCACAGCGATCAGGGGCGGAAGTGCGATGTCAAGATTCCCCTTTACATCCACTCCCGCTTCCAGGACGTAGAGAAAGCCTGGCGGAAACAGCCCGGGCATGATCAAAAATTCCATCAGGGATGGCTGGTGACCAACACCCGTTTCACAACGGATGCTGTTCAGTACGGGACTTGCGCAGGCTTGAACCTGGTTTCCTGGAATTTCCCCGGGAAAGATAGTTTGAAGGAACGCATCGGCCGATCCGCCTTGCACCCGCTCACCTGCCTGACTACGTTGTCAAAAAAGGAAAAACAGCTTTTACTCGACAAGGGCATAGTACTCTGCAAAGAGCTCTGCCGAAATGAACAATGGTTGGAAGAAATTGGGCTGCCGCCAGCAAGGGCACTAAAAGTACTGGAAGAGGCGAGGCTTTTATGTAAAACTAAGATTCAATCGTAA
- a CDS encoding outer membrane lipoprotein-sorting protein yields the protein MRQNIFVAALALLCGLPLSMPLAAQNAKDIIEKADEKRMGQTSRSTMSLAVIRPNWQREISLNVWTKGNEYLLILITEPARDKGTAFMKRGKEFWNWVPRIERIVKLPPSAMAQAWMGSDFSNDDLVKMSSMVEDYNHRLLAEEPVNGRAAYKIEMAPKEEAAVVWGKVITWVDKAEWLFLKTEYYDEDGELINTIIGKDIKTMGGRTVTSRLEIQPADEAENKTILVYKDLKFDEPITDNFFSLQNMKRIK from the coding sequence ATGAGACAAAATATCTTTGTGGCCGCCCTCGCCCTCTTATGCGGACTGCCTTTAAGTATGCCCCTCGCCGCGCAAAATGCAAAAGATATTATCGAAAAGGCCGATGAGAAACGTATGGGCCAAACCAGCCGAAGCACGATGTCACTAGCCGTCATCCGCCCTAACTGGCAGCGGGAGATAAGCCTCAACGTATGGACCAAGGGGAATGAATATTTACTGATCCTCATTACCGAACCAGCCCGGGATAAAGGCACCGCATTTATGAAAAGAGGAAAGGAATTCTGGAACTGGGTGCCCCGCATTGAACGGATCGTGAAGTTGCCTCCATCGGCAATGGCCCAGGCCTGGATGGGGTCTGATTTCAGCAATGATGACCTGGTGAAAATGTCATCCATGGTGGAAGATTACAACCACCGCCTGCTGGCTGAAGAACCCGTAAACGGGAGGGCCGCCTACAAGATTGAGATGGCGCCCAAAGAAGAGGCCGCCGTGGTTTGGGGAAAAGTCATCACATGGGTCGACAAGGCGGAGTGGCTCTTTTTGAAAACCGAATACTACGATGAAGACGGCGAACTGATCAACACCATAATCGGCAAAGATATCAAAACGATGGGCGGGCGAACCGTCACCTCCAGGCTCGAGATTCAACCTGCCGATGAGGCTGAAAATAAAACGATCCTGGTTTACAAGGACCTGAAATTTGATGAGCCTATAACTGACAATTTCTTTTCTCTGCAAAACATGAAAAGAATCAAATGA
- a CDS encoding ABC transporter permease: MWILLKIAWRNIWRNPPRSLVVIFSLVIGIWATVVILAVSDSLHAESLKEGIEYKYGHLQIHSKAYKKRQELGNTIPGAMEILEEIQKDPEVKGATARVLTAGMIASAGYSSNVEIRAVMPDEEEKTTLLKARLTSGEYIDIDKRNPIIIGEKLAKKLKAGIGKKVVLTFESPSADLVSTTFRVAGTFTATQVREEETMAFVRLNDLTRLAGMAGQANEIVVKLNDPGKLGSYIAGLKNRLPKAELVIEDWQQAAPDMAMVSDMIFQMDIIVTTIVLIVLAFGIVNTMLMVVLERFKELGILMAVGMNKLKVFSMIVFETILLSLAGGVGGMLLGFLTIKAAYRTGINLSLFSEGLSGWGFQEVVYPELEFRAYAIITIAVIVTAVLASFYPAIRALSLNPSEAIRKEV; this comes from the coding sequence ATGTGGATACTGTTAAAAATAGCCTGGCGCAATATCTGGCGCAACCCGCCCCGGAGCCTGGTGGTCATCTTTTCGCTGGTCATCGGCATTTGGGCCACCGTGGTCATTCTGGCAGTATCGGACAGCCTCCATGCTGAGTCGCTTAAAGAAGGCATCGAGTACAAATACGGGCATCTGCAAATCCATAGCAAGGCTTACAAAAAGCGGCAGGAATTGGGCAATACCATACCCGGTGCGATGGAAATACTGGAGGAAATCCAAAAGGACCCGGAAGTGAAAGGCGCGACTGCCCGGGTTTTGACAGCGGGTATGATAGCCTCGGCGGGCTATTCTTCCAATGTCGAAATCAGGGCAGTGATGCCGGATGAAGAGGAAAAAACGACTCTGCTGAAAGCCCGCCTGACGAGCGGCGAATACATTGATATTGACAAACGCAATCCGATTATTATCGGTGAAAAACTGGCGAAAAAACTAAAAGCGGGCATTGGAAAAAAGGTAGTCCTCACTTTTGAAAGCCCTTCTGCCGACCTCGTTTCCACTACTTTCAGGGTGGCTGGCACTTTCACTGCAACGCAGGTGCGGGAAGAAGAAACGATGGCTTTTGTCCGCCTCAACGATTTGACGAGACTGGCAGGCATGGCTGGGCAAGCCAATGAAATTGTAGTAAAACTAAATGACCCAGGCAAGTTGGGAAGCTACATCGCCGGGCTAAAAAACCGCCTGCCGAAAGCGGAGTTGGTGATAGAAGATTGGCAGCAAGCTGCTCCCGACATGGCGATGGTTTCCGATATGATTTTTCAAATGGATATCATCGTGACTACCATCGTGCTTATCGTGCTGGCATTTGGCATCGTCAATACCATGCTCATGGTGGTGTTGGAACGCTTCAAAGAACTCGGCATCCTGATGGCAGTGGGCATGAACAAGCTGAAGGTTTTTTCTATGATAGTTTTTGAAACCATTCTCCTATCCCTGGCTGGCGGTGTGGGAGGTATGCTGCTGGGGTTTTTGACCATAAAAGCAGCGTACCGAACGGGCATCAACTTGAGCCTTTTTTCAGAAGGGCTGTCAGGCTGGGGCTTCCAGGAAGTTGTTTATCCCGAGCTGGAATTCCGGGCCTATGCCATCATCACTATTGCTGTCATTGTCACTGCGGTGCTGGCATCTTTTTATCCGGCTATCCGGGCATTGTCCTTGAACCCCTCTGAAGCCATTCGCAAGGAGGTTTAA
- a CDS encoding MBL fold metallo-hydrolase, which produces MDKNIQIHFLGGAGTVTGSKYLVEALGKKIMVDCGLFQGLKKLRQLNWDYPPVDVASIDAVLLTHAHLDHTGYLPRLVKSGFKGKIYGTAPTLDIAEIILRDSAKIQEEEAAQANEKGYTKHSPAKPLYDLKDVDRTLIRFEEVPLNQWLPLSEDITVRFQYVGHILGATFIEMDAGNTRLAFSGDVGREQDYLLYPPKRPERADLLFIESTYGGRLHPQGNIEEELLQIIQETYQEGGTLLIPSFAVERTQTLMYLLWQLRKKGLMPKMPVYMDSPMGANVLQVFHRFVDWHKLPEEDCNNMCEYIRTVSSFRETWEVIDDKRPKIVIAGSGMVTGGRVLTYLTKYLERPETRVLLVGYQAVGTRGRQLQEGVHEVKIYGQYYPVKAKIVTLQGLSAHADQRELLNWLGGIKNKPEKVFIVHGEALAADVLRVKIKDEFGWECIMPDLYSIETIELKKTKAKSK; this is translated from the coding sequence ATGGACAAAAATATTCAAATTCACTTTCTTGGCGGCGCCGGCACGGTCACCGGTTCCAAATACCTCGTCGAGGCTTTGGGTAAAAAGATCATGGTGGACTGCGGCTTATTCCAGGGCTTAAAAAAGCTGCGCCAATTGAACTGGGATTACCCCCCTGTTGACGTTGCCTCTATTGACGCTGTTTTGCTCACTCATGCCCACCTCGACCATACGGGCTACCTGCCGAGATTGGTCAAATCCGGCTTTAAGGGTAAGATATATGGTACCGCTCCGACCCTCGATATCGCAGAAATCATTCTGCGGGACAGTGCAAAAATTCAGGAAGAAGAAGCAGCTCAAGCAAATGAAAAAGGATACACAAAGCACAGCCCTGCAAAGCCGCTTTACGATTTAAAAGACGTCGACCGGACGCTGATCCGCTTTGAGGAAGTTCCTCTCAATCAATGGTTGCCGCTATCAGAGGACATAACTGTGAGATTTCAATATGTTGGCCACATCCTGGGCGCCACCTTCATCGAAATGGATGCTGGCAACACACGGTTGGCCTTTTCCGGCGATGTCGGGCGGGAGCAGGACTATTTGTTGTATCCACCCAAAAGGCCCGAACGGGCTGACCTGTTGTTCATCGAGAGCACCTATGGCGGCCGCCTTCATCCGCAAGGAAACATCGAGGAGGAGTTGCTTCAAATTATACAGGAAACTTATCAGGAAGGAGGAACCCTCCTCATTCCCAGCTTCGCTGTCGAGCGTACGCAAACCCTCATGTACCTGCTTTGGCAACTCCGGAAGAAAGGGCTTATGCCCAAAATGCCTGTTTACATGGACAGCCCAATGGGCGCCAATGTCTTGCAGGTGTTTCATCGCTTCGTTGATTGGCACAAACTGCCCGAAGAGGATTGTAACAATATGTGTGAATATATCCGGACGGTTTCCAGTTTTAGGGAAACCTGGGAGGTAATTGATGACAAGAGGCCCAAAATCGTCATCGCCGGAAGCGGTATGGTAACTGGCGGCAGGGTACTCACTTATCTCACTAAATACCTTGAAAGGCCGGAAACCCGGGTGTTGCTGGTAGGTTACCAGGCAGTGGGCACCCGGGGCCGGCAATTGCAGGAGGGAGTTCACGAAGTGAAGATTTACGGGCAATATTATCCAGTAAAAGCTAAAATCGTGACGCTACAAGGATTATCCGCCCATGCTGACCAACGGGAGTTGCTGAATTGGCTCGGCGGCATAAAAAACAAGCCGGAAAAGGTTTTCATCGTACATGGCGAGGCGCTTGCCGCCGACGTATTAAGAGTAAAAATCAAAGACGAATTTGGCTGGGAGTGCATCATGCCGGATTTGTATTCCATTGAAACCATTGAGCTGAAAAAAACAAAAGCCAAGAGTAAATAA
- the cfa gene encoding cyclopropane fatty acyl phospholipid synthase: MNMQRIQNLLKSADIRINGSRPWDIQVLDKRLYNRIKRHGSMGLGEAYMEGWWEAAALDRFFHRILRTGLEKKYAITLRAMLEYLGAALANLQNQTRVHGNIKHHYDIGNDLYKAMLDKRMVYTCAYWDETRSLDEAQEVKLEMVCRKLGLQQGQRILDIGCGWGSFARYAAENYGANVVGITISKEQVELGRRLCRGLPVEIRFQDYRDLNEKFDHVVSLGMFEHVGYKNYKTYMETVASSLSDNGVFLLQTIGSNISVHITDTWINKYIFPNSMLPSIKQIGQSIERLFVMEDWHNFGTHYDKTLMAWFQNFDSNWNSLKSNYTDRFYRMWKYYLLSCAGAFRSRKTQLWQIALSKNGLMDGFNATPYRAKSQRTFI, encoded by the coding sequence ATGAATATGCAACGAATACAAAATTTGCTCAAATCTGCGGATATCCGAATCAACGGCAGCCGGCCCTGGGATATCCAGGTATTAGACAAACGTCTGTATAACAGAATAAAACGGCACGGTTCAATGGGGCTGGGAGAAGCATACATGGAGGGCTGGTGGGAAGCGGCCGCTCTTGACCGCTTTTTCCACCGCATTTTGAGGACCGGCCTTGAAAAAAAATATGCAATAACTCTGCGAGCCATGCTGGAATACCTGGGGGCTGCGTTGGCTAACCTGCAAAACCAAACGAGGGTTCACGGCAACATCAAGCACCATTACGATATCGGCAATGATTTGTACAAGGCTATGCTGGACAAGCGCATGGTTTATACCTGCGCCTACTGGGATGAAACCCGTAGCTTGGATGAAGCACAAGAGGTTAAACTTGAAATGGTATGCCGAAAACTGGGCCTTCAGCAGGGTCAAAGGATATTGGACATCGGTTGCGGCTGGGGGAGTTTTGCCAGATACGCTGCGGAAAACTATGGAGCTAACGTAGTGGGTATCACCATCTCCAAAGAGCAGGTGGAATTGGGCAGGCGTTTATGTAGAGGGCTTCCTGTTGAGATAAGGTTCCAGGATTACAGGGATTTGAATGAAAAGTTCGACCATGTAGTCTCTCTTGGGATGTTCGAGCATGTCGGGTACAAAAACTACAAAACGTATATGGAAACGGTAGCCTCCTCCCTTTCGGACAATGGTGTTTTCCTGTTGCAAACCATTGGCAGCAATATTTCGGTACATATCACCGACACCTGGATTAACAAATACATATTTCCCAATTCCATGCTGCCTTCTATCAAACAGATTGGACAGTCTATAGAAAGACTATTTGTTATGGAAGACTGGCACAACTTCGGGACGCATTACGATAAAACGCTGATGGCGTGGTTCCAAAATTTTGACAGCAACTGGAACTCGCTCAAAAGTAATTACACCGACCGCTTTTACAGGATGTGGAAGTATTACCTGCTTTCCTGTGCCGGCGCTTTCCGCTCAAGAAAAACTCAGTTATGGCAGATAGCGCTAAGTAAGAACGGACTTATGGATGGATTTAATGCCACCCCCTATCGGGCAAAGTCACAAAGGACATTTATTTAA
- a CDS encoding acetate/propionate family kinase: MSRKNSNILTINGGSSSLKFAMYEMAENPKLKFFGNINRIGLDNPAFTVTSHNNNKKKGFQIDASDFQKTVAFLIEWLEKQPGFDQVKCIGHRIVHGMNHTQAEIIDEYLLQELKRISEYSPDHLPVEIEIIRVFKKQCPGLLQVACFDTAFHATLPRIAKMLPIPRRFDQAGIQRYGFHGLSYAYLMEELEKIAGADEANGRIILAHLGNGASLTAVKEGKSIDTSMGFTPAGGFMMGTRCGDLDPGVAWFMMKSEGMKAKQFNHLINHEAGLLGVSEISSDMQDLLQQESSDEKAAEAVALFCYQVKKWIGAFTAVSGGLDTLVFSGGIGENAPVIRSRICENLHYAGIELDEEQNRKNATQISTVDSTVKVRVIPTNEELMIAKSTMRLYIESEN; the protein is encoded by the coding sequence ATGAGCCGGAAAAATTCAAACATTTTAACGATCAATGGTGGTTCTTCCAGCCTTAAATTCGCTATGTATGAAATGGCTGAAAACCCGAAGTTGAAATTTTTCGGCAATATAAATCGTATTGGGTTGGATAATCCGGCATTCACGGTTACGAGCCATAACAACAACAAAAAGAAAGGCTTCCAGATAGATGCATCTGATTTTCAAAAAACTGTCGCCTTTTTAATTGAATGGCTGGAAAAGCAACCAGGTTTCGATCAGGTTAAATGTATTGGCCATCGCATTGTTCACGGGATGAACCATACACAGGCGGAAATAATAGACGAGTATTTGCTACAGGAATTGAAACGAATCAGTGAGTATAGCCCGGATCATCTTCCTGTTGAAATTGAAATTATTCGAGTATTCAAAAAGCAATGTCCCGGCTTATTGCAGGTTGCCTGTTTTGATACTGCCTTCCATGCTACATTGCCTCGCATTGCAAAAATGCTGCCTATACCAAGGCGCTTTGATCAAGCTGGCATTCAGCGGTATGGTTTTCACGGCTTATCCTATGCTTATCTAATGGAAGAACTTGAAAAAATAGCAGGAGCTGATGAAGCTAATGGACGGATCATTCTGGCCCATTTGGGAAATGGGGCCAGCTTAACCGCTGTGAAAGAAGGTAAAAGCATAGATACCAGCATGGGATTTACACCGGCAGGCGGATTTATGATGGGCACGAGGTGCGGAGATTTAGATCCTGGAGTTGCCTGGTTTATGATGAAAAGCGAAGGAATGAAAGCAAAACAGTTTAACCATTTAATCAATCATGAAGCTGGTTTATTAGGGGTTTCTGAAATAAGCTCCGACATGCAGGACTTGCTGCAACAGGAAAGCTCAGATGAGAAGGCTGCCGAAGCAGTGGCTTTATTTTGTTATCAGGTAAAAAAATGGATCGGGGCATTTACCGCCGTATCGGGCGGCCTTGACACATTGGTGTTTTCAGGCGGTATCGGTGAAAATGCCCCAGTAATCCGCTCTCGGATTTGTGAAAACCTTCACTATGCAGGCATTGAATTGGATGAAGAACAAAACCGTAAAAATGCAACTCAAATTTCAACTGTTGACAGCACTGTAAAAGTTAGGGTAATTCCTACCAATGAGGAATTGATGATCGCAAAAAGCACGATGCGTTTGTATATCGAATCTGAAAATTAA
- a CDS encoding phosphoketolase family protein has protein sequence MKIQNTETGQEQLSQELLNKMNAYWRAANYLSVGQIYLRANPLMREPLKLEHIKPMLLGHWGTTPGQNFIYVHLNRIIKKYGLNMIYISGPGHGGTALVGNTYLEGTYSEVYPNISQDEEGLKNLFAQFSFPGGIPSHVSPECPGSIHEGGELGYSLSHAFGAAFDNPDLIVSCVVGDGEAETAPLATAWHSNKFLNPVTDGVVLPILHLNGYKIANPTIFARIGNEELEQLFLGYGWKPYLIEGDDPMQLHQKMAQLLDKVIEEIKAIKANATQNKNTERPHWPMVIFKSPKGWTGPKFINGLPVEGHFRSHQVPLSDPINNPEQLKQLEEWFKSYKPEEIFDEQGRFLSELADLAPEGEQRMGANPHANGGVLLKSLRIPDFRDYGIDIPVRGEVGPGDTRILGEFIRDIIKLNQEQRNFRIFGPDETLSNRLNSVFEATNRQWEAQTIETDEFLKKDGRVVEMLSEHQCEGWLEGYLLTGRHGLFNCYEAFIHIIDSMFNQHAKWLKVTANLPWRRKISSLNILLASHVWRQDHNGFTHQDPGFIDHVVNKKAEIVRVYLPPDANCLLSVMDHCLRSRHYVNVVVAGKHPAPQWLPMEEAVIHSTKGIGIWTWASNDQGTEPDVVMACAGDVPTLETLAAVSILREKLPSLKIRVVNVVDLMKLQTETAHPHGLKDADFDMLFTKNKPVIFAFHGYPWLIHRLTYNRTNHVNLHVRGYKEEGTITTAFDMTVLNDMDRFHLVQDVLDRLPQLGDEVAYLKQEMQDKLVEHKYYIRKNGMDMPEIRNWKWKA, from the coding sequence ATGAAAATACAAAACACTGAAACAGGGCAAGAGCAGTTATCCCAGGAACTTTTAAATAAAATGAATGCGTATTGGCGGGCTGCCAATTACCTTTCAGTGGGCCAGATTTATTTGCGGGCCAATCCGTTGATGAGAGAGCCCCTCAAACTGGAACATATTAAACCCATGTTATTGGGACATTGGGGCACTACGCCCGGCCAAAACTTTATTTATGTACACCTGAACCGCATCATAAAAAAATATGGCCTGAACATGATCTACATTTCAGGCCCCGGCCACGGCGGGACGGCGCTCGTGGGCAATACTTACCTTGAAGGAACTTATAGTGAAGTTTATCCAAACATCAGCCAGGATGAAGAAGGGCTAAAAAACCTGTTTGCCCAATTTTCCTTTCCGGGTGGAATCCCCAGCCATGTTTCCCCGGAATGTCCAGGCTCTATACACGAAGGCGGTGAATTGGGATATTCACTCAGTCATGCTTTCGGGGCTGCTTTCGATAATCCGGATTTAATTGTCTCGTGCGTGGTGGGCGACGGAGAAGCGGAAACAGCTCCTTTGGCCACCGCCTGGCATTCCAACAAATTCCTTAACCCGGTAACGGACGGTGTGGTGCTTCCTATTCTGCATCTCAACGGATATAAGATTGCCAATCCAACTATTTTTGCCCGAATTGGAAATGAAGAACTGGAGCAACTTTTTTTAGGATATGGATGGAAACCCTACTTAATTGAAGGTGATGACCCTATGCAACTGCACCAAAAGATGGCGCAGTTGTTGGATAAAGTAATTGAAGAAATAAAAGCGATAAAAGCAAATGCAACCCAGAATAAAAATACAGAACGGCCTCACTGGCCCATGGTTATTTTTAAATCCCCCAAGGGGTGGACGGGCCCAAAATTCATAAATGGCTTGCCGGTAGAAGGCCATTTCCGGTCTCATCAGGTTCCTTTGTCTGATCCCATAAATAATCCGGAACAACTCAAGCAACTTGAAGAATGGTTTAAAAGCTATAAACCCGAAGAGATTTTTGATGAACAGGGGCGTTTTTTATCTGAATTAGCTGATCTGGCCCCTGAAGGGGAGCAGCGAATGGGAGCCAATCCACATGCCAACGGGGGCGTTTTGCTTAAAAGCCTTCGCATACCCGACTTTCGGGATTACGGAATAGATATACCAGTGCGGGGAGAGGTGGGGCCAGGCGATACCCGCATTTTGGGGGAATTTATTCGGGATATAATCAAATTGAATCAAGAACAACGGAATTTCAGGATTTTTGGCCCCGATGAAACCCTTTCCAACCGTTTAAATTCAGTTTTTGAAGCCACCAACCGGCAATGGGAAGCACAAACTATTGAAACTGACGAATTTCTTAAAAAAGACGGGCGTGTAGTGGAGATGCTAAGCGAGCATCAATGCGAAGGCTGGCTGGAAGGCTACTTGTTAACAGGAAGACATGGCTTGTTTAATTGCTACGAAGCTTTTATTCACATTATTGATTCCATGTTCAACCAACATGCCAAGTGGTTAAAGGTAACTGCAAATCTTCCCTGGCGTAGAAAAATTTCTTCCCTGAATATTCTTTTAGCCTCGCATGTATGGCGGCAGGATCACAATGGATTTACGCATCAGGATCCGGGGTTTATTGACCATGTAGTCAATAAGAAGGCTGAAATAGTTCGTGTTTACCTGCCACCCGATGCCAACTGCCTTTTATCGGTAATGGACCACTGTTTGCGTAGCAGGCATTATGTAAATGTCGTGGTAGCCGGCAAACATCCTGCACCACAATGGCTGCCTATGGAAGAAGCCGTTATTCACTCTACCAAGGGAATAGGAATTTGGACCTGGGCAAGCAATGATCAGGGTACGGAACCCGACGTGGTAATGGCTTGTGCGGGAGATGTGCCTACCCTTGAAACCCTGGCTGCAGTATCCATACTGCGCGAAAAATTGCCCAGCCTGAAAATTCGGGTAGTGAATGTGGTTGATTTGATGAAGTTACAAACGGAGACAGCGCATCCGCATGGATTAAAGGATGCTGATTTTGATATGTTATTCACTAAAAACAAACCCGTCATTTTTGCTTTTCATGGGTATCCGTGGCTTATCCACCGACTCACCTATAATCGTACCAATCATGTCAACCTTCATGTACGGGGATACAAGGAAGAAGGTACGATTACCACTGCTTTTGACATGACGGTCTTGAACGATATGGATCGTTTTCACTTAGTGCAGGATGTTCTGGACAGATTGCCGCAGTTAGGCGATGAAGTAGCTTACCTAAAACAGGAAATGCAAGACAAATTGGTGGAGCACAAATATTATATCAGGAAAAATGGCATGGATATGCCGGAGATAAGAAATTGGAAGTGGAAAGCTTAG
- a CDS encoding ABC transporter permease codes for MIPLLAWRNLWRNRRRTFITVASILFAIVFANTMDALLVGINKQMTDSMVGIYSGHLQIQQQDFWEDKSLHNTFIPSEKATRFLDAMPEVKGYTNRLESVALASAENLTKGVLVVGIEPEKEKRITGLEEKIQAGSYFHGNPGDAIIGKGLAEYLDIQLGDTLVMIGEGYHGASAAGKYHICGILRMGSPDLDNNLVFLSLPDAQSFFAAYERATSMPVFLKGNEFQQEAAQKLSTVLAEGLVTQPWQKMMPMVTQSLGLVDAMRIIVLVMLYFLISFGILGTIIMMANERLKEFKVLLAVGMQKSKMAGMLLLESVLIALMGAALGFLVSYPAVSYLKEHPITFRGKAAAGWEAFGIDPVMPSVVDFSIFILHTLIILVIAIVLSLYALNKIRRLKVVTSKR; via the coding sequence ATGATACCATTACTGGCATGGAGAAACCTTTGGCGCAACCGTCGGCGAACCTTTATTACCGTCGCCTCCATCCTGTTTGCCATTGTCTTTGCAAATACAATGGATGCTTTGCTGGTGGGCATTAACAAACAAATGACCGACAGCATGGTGGGTATTTACAGCGGGCACCTGCAGATCCAGCAACAGGATTTTTGGGAAGACAAGTCCTTGCACAATACCTTCATTCCTTCTGAAAAGGCCACCAGGTTTCTCGATGCCATGCCGGAAGTGAAAGGGTATACAAACCGGTTAGAATCGGTTGCACTGGCCTCGGCCGAAAACCTTACCAAAGGAGTGCTTGTGGTTGGTATTGAGCCGGAAAAAGAAAAGCGGATAACTGGTTTGGAGGAAAAGATACAGGCAGGCAGCTATTTCCACGGCAATCCCGGCGACGCCATCATCGGCAAAGGGCTGGCGGAATACCTAGACATTCAACTGGGCGATACGCTGGTGATGATCGGCGAAGGCTATCATGGTGCTAGTGCTGCCGGCAAGTACCACATCTGTGGCATTCTCCGAATGGGGTCGCCGGACCTGGACAACAACCTCGTTTTCCTTTCCCTGCCCGATGCGCAGTCGTTTTTTGCAGCATACGAAAGGGCCACTTCCATGCCGGTTTTTCTCAAAGGAAACGAATTTCAACAAGAAGCCGCGCAAAAACTCTCGACGGTGCTTGCGGAGGGCCTTGTTACACAGCCCTGGCAAAAAATGATGCCGATGGTCACGCAGTCGCTCGGCCTGGTGGACGCCATGCGTATCATCGTGCTGGTTATGCTGTACTTCCTGATCAGTTTTGGCATCCTCGGCACCATCATCATGATGGCCAATGAGCGGCTGAAGGAATTCAAAGTCCTGCTGGCAGTTGGCATGCAGAAAAGCAAAATGGCGGGAATGCTGCTCCTGGAGTCTGTGCTGATTGCCCTTATGGGCGCAGCCCTGGGCTTTTTAGTGAGTTACCCGGCCGTGTCCTATTTGAAAGAGCATCCCATCACCTTCAGGGGTAAGGCGGCAGCAGGCTGGGAAGCCTTCGGCATTGACCCGGTGATGCCCTCGGTAGTAGATTTTTCCATTTTCATCCTGCACACCTTGATTATCCTGGTGATTGCCATTGTGCTGTCTTTGTATGCCTTGAATAAAATCCGCCGCCTCAAAGTGGTGACATCAAAAAGATAA